One stretch of Gavia stellata isolate bGavSte3 chromosome 25, bGavSte3.hap2, whole genome shotgun sequence DNA includes these proteins:
- the KCTD7 gene encoding BTB/POZ domain-containing protein KCTD7, with protein sequence MVVVTGQNKVSGNPDDAMSSSDAEDDFQEPATPTATQAGQALPLLPQQFPEVVPLNVGGMYFTTRLSTLRRYEDTMLAAMFSGRHYIPTDAEGRYFIDRDGTYFGDILNFLRSGDLPSRDRVRSVYKEAQYYAIGPLLDNLEDIQPLKGEKVRQAFLGLMPYYKDHLERIIEIAKLRAMQRKARFAKLKVCVFKEEMPITPYECPHFNSLRFERSESETKLFEHHCEVDVSFGPWEAVADVYDLLHCIVTDLSDRGITVDHQCIGVCDKHLINHYYCKRPIYEFKITWW encoded by the exons ATGGTGGTAGTTACAGGGCAGAACAAAGTGAGTGGAAACCCGGATGATGCCATGTCGAGCTCAGATGCAGAGGATGATTTCCAAGAGCCAGCCACTCCTACTGCAACCCAGGCAGGACAAGCACTACCTCTGCTGCCTCAGCAG TTTCCAGAAGTTGTTCCACTAAACGTAGGAGGCATGTATTTTACAACAAGACTGTCAACACTGAGACGTTATGAGGACACAATGTTGGCGGCTATGTTCAGTGGAAGACACTATATTCCAACAGATGCTGAAGGCAGATACTTCATTGATAGAGATGGAACCTACTTTGG aGACATACTTAACTTTCTACGATCTGGTGACCTGCCATCAAGAGACCGAGTGAGGTCAGTTTACAAGGAAGCACAGTATTATGCCATAGGACCATTGCTAGACAATCTGGAGGATATCCAGCCtcttaaaggagaaaaagttaGACAAGCTTTCCTGGGCCTAATGCCATATTACAAAG atcattTGGAACGGATAATCGAAATAGCAAAGCTTAGAGCTAtgcaaaggaaagcaagatTTGCAAAATTGAAGGTCTGTGTCTTCAAAGAAGAGATGCCCATCACTCCCTATGAATGCCCACATTTCAATTCTTTACGTTTTGAAAGGAGTGAAAGTGAGACAAAGCTATTTGAACATCATTGCGAAGTAGATGTATCTTTTGGCCCCTGGGAGGCTGTGGCTGATGTGTATGATCTTCTGCACTGTATTGTGACAGACCTGTCTGATAGAGGGATAACTGTGGATCACCAGTGTATTGGGGTGTGCGATAAACACCTGATAAATCACTATTACTGCAAGCGTCCTATCTATGAATTCAAGATTACTTGGTGGTGA